A window of Cydia strobilella chromosome 22, ilCydStro3.1, whole genome shotgun sequence genomic DNA:
CGGCCTTTGGTCAGAACGCCCTTTCTTTTGCCCTATAATCTGACGTGTCCTAGTCAGATATTGCTCTGCTGTCAGATATTGCTGACAAAAGACGTTTCCTAGACAGATATTGCTCACTCCATCTCTTCTATGACATTGGAGTCTCTTCCAGTTCTGTTCCTGTTTTTCAATTCTCCAACTACAATTTTTGTGTTGGCCACAAGATTGTTTAGAACATTTAAGAAGCTTGTTCTTCCTTCAAACTTATTGCCCAGCATAGCAGAgcagcatggcggtctttggtgtcggaggccaagatccacttcgggtcgttgcgccacagcagttAAGTAAGTGTGCATTATTATCTTAAAAGGCAAGGGCGTATGACATGGCAATCACTCTAACCTTACACTTGATAAAACTTGTTATGTTGTCATTACATATCACTTCATTGCATGTTATTGCGAAACATGCAAATTGCTTCGGAAAACTCATGAATCTTACAACTAATGGAAAACCGCACGATGACTTCACCGTTGCCGCACAAAGTGGCATAAGTATGTCTTCAGTCTGAACGTATTTTGTCTTTTTGAAGTTAGTGTCTATTGTGATATTATGAGATTATGACAGACGGGAAACTTGATTATTGGCGGGGAAActgtaaggccaggattacatttgtaagttttacttacgtaagtagggacacagctatactacagaatgagatatgaatatcgttatctcattctagcaaatagctttgtccctacttacgtaagtaaaacttacaagtgtaatcctggcctaatgcAGTAACGTAGGGTAAAATACGGTGAAAACAGAAGTGGGGAGGTATAATGTCGTTGAAGTTCAATATGGCGGAGAAACATCGTTGAAATGCGTTACGTTCCGTGTCATACGCGGACTGAACGGCAAATTATATCGCATGGACTTGTTTGTAGAATTCCTTGTTCGTAAGAAGTTATCTTGTATATGACGGTAATAATTGTtgaaacaaaaattatttaaataatttacaaataaattatattagatATGCTCATCATCAAGTATTGTcagtgagctgcaaaattgcatggataaattatgaatggaattcattcataagttTTGCAGCTAGGTGTACATTTGTAATTcttacacgatggcccagcgctggaccagcgagatggccatgcgatggttatggctttTCTACACGACGGCCCAGCGGGATGGCCATACGAttgttgagagcacgcactatggaatgagCCAcatgtagatgcgtacgcaccatcgttggcccactacctttgatgttcGGActaaaaaccgacaccgtggccatcccatcgccatcccgccgcgccataagccatccgacaccaatACCCTCTCTACACCCTGGCCactagtgggccagtatgatggctcatcgtgtagaggagccataagggACAGCTCTGGCCAGAACCGAACCTTGAACCTCACTCACTGATTCCATCGCCCCTACCTTACATAAGATACGTTGACGACTCGCAGTTAAACTTTACGTAACCAGCGGAAATGACACAGCTAACTTGCAAACAGTATTTTAACACAAATATCTTTCTAATGTCACAAGGGACtaatttctacaaaaaaaaaatctacaaattGACAATTGTCACCTGATAATGCCTATTTTTACTAAAGATTTCTGGGTCGGTAAGTATCAAAGGTATTATGCGTCAATGTTTATTTGTGGAGAgatgacaatcgcttgcgctacaacaacgaaacgctttgtgtctctatcactcttccatattatagtgcaacagtgacaattgcatttcgttcgctacggagtgtaagcgattggcatgttggctacgcggccagacCTTGTGGGCCCTGGCCCCTGTTTCACCACGCTGATAGCCGGTTACTGGACTTACTGGTAATACCGGTGTCAATAAAGGTGATATTGGGATGGCAACTGCAAATGCAttactgtctgtattctagtcaTGCAACTATGGTCCAAAGGTTCATTACGTAATtaagtataccaaatttatttttggttttgtctgagttttttcttccatttagaCAAATATTTTGCCTTATAACTACGATATTCAAATAAAAGTCCCACCTGGGGCCCgattctcaaaagcttgtaacttgtaatacaagcggatgtgaCTTTTTGATAGCTTTTgatagaaagggacttccacttggattacaagcttttgagaaacgggcccctgaacTAAGATGTTTGAGTAAGTTTCGGACCAGTTGGGTAACTATAGTTTTACGATACTATTTAAGTGTTAATATACTGTATAATTATCGTGTAGTTGTAGTGGGTGCGGTTAGGAAGCGAGTTTACGTAATGTGCGGGCCTTGAACTCGCCGGGAAGCGAACCCGCGACCGCCGAGCGGAACGTTGCGTATTCCGGTTGCGAGTATTGCAGACACCGGCCCGGTGTAGTTTAGTCAACGAAGCATTATGTTAGTCCAACCAATACTGAAATAATGTGAAACAACAATGAAAGTGggcccatttttttttctatttttttttctgtcatATTTCGATAAAACTTGGTAAATAGAGTTTCCCATTCTGTACAATAGgtataagcgcaatttcaccgtTTGCCCCAAAGTATCTTCCTCTGAGTTACGAAATCGTATGGAattttcatcatcattattcattagatggatacagtctaaggagaaaacgtgcctcgaaaatcaagaaaatttggtgTTCGATCAGAgagcgctactagctttggcctactgtcgtatagatggcgttgacggtttcgtttgttatttaacaattttaacgcatatcagagaagaagaagaagaagtatcatattaatgcaaataaaaaaaatcatttatccatatttaaatacattttatcgtatttttataaatcttcatttttagtttaaaagtgtgtcgatagatggcagtgaatttactgtggttacaaaatctactatgacagtaccgctctatcttattatatcatcTTTGATCATATACATAGGACTAACATATGATTTCTGTCTGTAACTGAAAATATTACGAAAGCAgcgtttaaaagaaaattaaaaatcgagATGTTGGAAACCTACCTAAAAAGTGATGTTCAAACCAAACTTGTGTATATtcaaatattcttttttttctactaacaatagaataTAAGTCATGAATGTAAACAATTACCTTAATAACTATTACTTAAGTAAGAGttgagcgcggcgcgccaaCATACTGGTAACTCTAGTTTGGCGcatttattatacctattcattcattcaattttCAAGATAACATGATCCCATTGTGttagtattacatattataagacttaaaaactatgttaatacttaaaagttatattagatttaattaatttaattaaggttATCATTATTGGACAACAAACTTGATCAGCAATCATCCTTAGAATGCTGTTTGTGCTATCCCTGGTTCTGCGCAGTAATGAGGCCGCTTTTTTGCGTATAATTGCTACAAAGCCATCGGTtcgagcctccgcaaacatgGCGGAGGCGCTACAGAACCTAGGCAGCCCACTCAGCACTCTGAAGGCGTTGTTGTTCACCATTCGTAGAGCGTTATTAGATTTTTGGGTATAGCTGACCCAAAGGCTACCTGTGTAAAAGTATGAACAAAATgccttagttagttagttagttttgctgggcattttccgcaactcgacatccaatgtgcctattttgcgtgaaacgaggtagcgctactctaaccaccccagctcctccacgaagcctagcaaggtcttcaggttgctagttgcttcctttagtgtgcatggattccctaggtatttgctcctatatacttctacctgtttacagtctaggagaatatgttttgttgtttcttcttctgccatgcacgctctgcacatggggctgtccgttttacccataatatgtaggtgtttgtttagtgtgttatgtcctgttattaatcctactattttacgtagttggcttcttggtgttttcagtaatattttggtaagtttgtggttcagttccggtagaatttctttggtttgcctgcatgtcttcatttcattccagtacttgttgtgcagttgtctgtgatgttgttctagctggttgtgtatgtaggatattggtaggggcatgattggctcgggtccatatgccggtgtttctgaacctttcctggccagttcatccgctgcatcgtttcctcttgatccactatgcccctttatccattgtactgttactttgttgccttctttgctcacttcagtgaggcttcgatgacattcaagtataagctctgaagtaagtttgtcgctgcatagcgcttgtagtaccgatttactgtctgacagtattagtatggtttcgtgtttcacttgtcgtcttgtaatagcattgcaagcttctattattcctaaacattcagcttggaataccgtattgtgttcaccaagggactttgtgatgtgtatgttcaggtcctctgagaagacaccacatcctgtcccttcgtttgtctttgagccatctgtgaatattcttaggtttatttggtttagtccttctttcggatcttctgttaacgatatggcgtaatctttccagaagatcatagtttttggtattttgtcgatgggcgcttccagcatgggcagttttaagatcgtattttcatagatctttttgtgcgatgagctgaaagatgtccataggtttagatttttcaaacgaagagctgtggcagccgcttctttctgtatgtatatgtgtagtggcaggagtcctagcattatttctagagccgcagtcggagtagttctcatgcagcccgttgcagccacacatgctagtctttgtgttttatttagtttgtctattactgtagttagctgggtgcggggccaccataccaccgcgccgtagctgatcattggcattattaccattttgtacagccacagtataatgtgaggggcaagtccccatctTTTTCCCACCATCCTCCGGCATTGCCAAAAGGCTACTGTTGCTTTGTTCAGTTTATTGTCCAGGTGTTTGTTCCAGTTCAGTTTATCGTCCAGGATTATGCCTAGATACTTTACGTCCTTtgaaagtgtcagttttgtgccaaaaagtgttggcattgcatatgtacccagttttcgtttgtgtgtgaagagaattgtgtcggtcttttttgggtttaccgataggtcattctccttgcaccatttctCTACTATTCTCAGTGCTGTCTGTGTGAGATCGCACAGTGTGCTTATTACTAGGCCGCTGATTAGTATTACTAAGTCATCTGCGTACCCTATAGTCATAAAgtgtttgttgtttagttttgttatcaaatcgtTTACAACCAGGTTCCAAAGCAATGGTGAGAGTACTCCTCCCTGGGGGCATCCTCTCATGACTAGTGCCTGGTGATTTTGATTTTCGGTTAGTCTTATTATTCTCTGTCTTAGCATATTCATTATCCATTCGATTATGAGCGGATTGGTTCCATGTCTATGTAATGCTTGTTGAATGCTGCTGAAATTGGTCTTGTCAAAGGCTCCCTCTATGTCGATGAAGGTGCCTAGACAGGAGTTTTTCCTCGCTAACGCATTCTCTATGTTGCTTACTACAGCATGGAGAGCTGAGTCAGTTGATTTACCTTGACTGTAGGCGTGTTGGTTTGGATGGATTGCTATGTTTTTTAGAGCCGTGTCCTTCAGGTCTCTGTCACATAATCTTTCTAGTGTTTTTAGCATGAAGGACGTTAGGCTGATTGGTCTGAAAGACTTAGGATCCGAATAATCGGTTTTTCCTGGTTTTGGTAGGAAAATCACTTTCACTTCCCTCCATTTCTGTGGTATATACCTAAAGGCTATACAGCTGCACAGTAGATTGGATAGATGTTTTATTAGTATGTGTCCTCCCCACTTTAGTAGGGCTGGGTAGATTCCGTCTGTTCCCGGCGATTTAAAGTTATCAAAACTATTTACCGCCCAGGTCGTTTTGCTATGTTCTGTTATGCGTTCTGCTGTCTTCCATTCTCTTTCAGTTGGATTGTAGTTCGTTATGTGTTGTTCCGGGTCTTGCTCATTTACTACCTTGCATCCTGGGAAGTGGGTCTCAACCAGTAGCCTTTCTGTCTCTGCTGGGCTACTGGTGGTGCTATTATCCTGTCTCCTCAGGGTGCCCAGTAGTTGCCTTGGTTGGTCTGCAAGGATTTTCCTTGTTCTGTTTGCCTGTGTTACAGTGGATATGTTATCGCAGAAATTCCGCCATGTGGCTGATTTTCTGTATCTCAGTCTTTTCTTATAGTCTGTTTTAGCTGTTTTGTACTTATCCCAGTCCTCTTCAGCTCTTGTGTTCATTGCTCTGTTAAGTAACCTTCTCAATTTTGTTCTCATTCGGTCCAACTCCGGTCCCCACCAGCTGTTGTTGTTACTGCTTTTCCCTCTAGCTGATGAGGTCGATAGTGGACATGTGTTTTCGTAGCTATCGGTAATGTTCTTAATAAGTAAGTTTACCTGTTCCTCCAACTCCTTTGTATTGCtaggtctgtctgtgtgtgtgttattgtCTAGTTTACCTTCCAGAAGTTCCTTGTACGCCGGTATGTCCGTGCGTCTCGGGTTTCTTCTAGGTGTGGGTGTCTGTGTGTCGGCTGTTAGGTCGTACCGAATCCATCTGTGGTCGGAGCAGGATAGCTCGTCCGACACGTGCCAGTTGGATATGTGTTGAGCTGCCAGTCCTGTGCTTAGAGTAATGTCAATTATAGTATTACATCTACGAGTGACAAAGGTTGGTTTGGATCCTGTGTTTAATATATCTAGGTTAGTTGACATAAGGTATTCAACAATATGCCttaaacaaagttatttttaccGCTTTTGAACATCTAGCAAACCTTCGGACCAGCATATTCGCCCTTACGCACAACGCTCTCTGTTCTCTCTCCATGTCCTCATCGTCCTTTAAGTCGTCGGTAACAATATGCCCTAAGTATTTAAACCTATAGACTCTCTCGAGAGCGATCCCGTTGAGTCGAACTGGGGGCACATGTGAGGGGCATTTGTTACTGGACTTAAACCATTACCTCTCTTTTTACCATTGTAAATCAAACCATGTGAGGAGGCATAGGACTCGCATATGGAGACAAGTTTGCGGGGTGCGCCAACCGAGGGCGCCAGCCCGCGCCACCTATGTaactgtgtaattgttttaCATGAGTAAATGAATAATTATATCATATAAGCTAGGTACATTTAAGCATATTACTGCATTTACATCGGAATTACAGAGATGCTCAAATATCATAGAATAGACATCGGGAAGTGGTTCTAAGTTCTAActtaagttacaagatttgaagcatacatattacctatatacctacaaatacaCGCAGTGAacctaaataaaagtgtgtaataacctaataacaaataggtactaaaatgttatttaaataataccGAGCAAGCGAGTCGAGATATAGCGTGACGTCACAACAACGTCTGCTGCGGTGACGTCATAGTTTTTCCCCAACATTTCAAAGGTGACGTGACTCATTTATCACTTAAAGGGCTTCTAACAAGAAAATAAGGGGtggtttttattattgttgagTATTATATTAGTGCGTaggggtggtattccacctatacaatttctttgtccaagaGAGTATACCACCGTAATAATATCTGTGCGTTTACCTTTTTGTGCATGCTGATGGATGAGCCACCATCGATGGTTTGTATGTTCCATTCagccaaataatttaatttttttttagtgaaatatcgtattatttagcattttatttatataataacaaataaatatttactttatatcgtTTAATCATATTTGTTGGaagtaataaatgtttaatggtgaaataaaaaaatataagtatataaattttttgaacATCCAAACTCTGGTGTGGATAAGGGGCAAGGGCCTgactgacactctttgatagagaaatatagtcttattgcgattcctataacatgaaagagaaaatagtgccatgctttgtccttatcaccgaccggctggcatcataggtaggaggcgatggcgaaataccgaaatttataagagtaaaagagaaaaaatcctatgctgcctaaattttatatgaatattctttctcttacccccggtcgctcggtggcgcgtctataaactacttgtatatactatgtctattggTGTGGACGTACGGACTACGGTCAATGAGGTTGTCTATGCTGCTCGAAGAAATATGTCATGGAGTGATGACGTCACGGTTTGGCTCGCTTCTGATTGGTGTTTCAGTCAAAATGGCCGATTGAAGAATTTCGATATAttgtaattccgtaaggaattcgtaaaagaggtgcaagcgcgtactgctcgcccttagttGGTCAAAGatgcctagtcttagtaagatggcgtATAgttagtcgagaaattgggaccggttccgccgtggcggggtggtcTAGgcgttcaaggcgttagcccggattgctaaagacgccggttcgaatccggcctttaccaggcttcgtcactttttctttaatgc
This region includes:
- the LOC134751438 gene encoding uncharacterized protein LOC134751438, yielding MLVCHRRSIKNSKSVLQALCSDKLTSELILECHRSLTEVSKEGNKVTVQWIKGHSGSRGNDAADELARKGSETPAYGPEPIMPLPISYIHNQLEQHHRQLHNKYWNEMKTCRQTKEILPELNHKLTKILLKTPRSQLRKIVGLITGHNTLNKHLHIMGKTDSPMCRACMAEEETTKHILLDCKQVEVYRSKYLGNPCTLKEATSNLKTLLGFVEELGWLE